A window of Sphingomonas astaxanthinifaciens DSM 22298 genomic DNA:
TCTCGACGAGGGTCGTCCAGACATAGCCGGGCGAGATGCAGTTCACCGTCACCCCGTCGCGCGCGGCCTCGAGCGCGACCGTCTTGGTGAAGCCCGCGACACCGTGTTTCGCCGCGACATAGGCGCTCTTGTTGGGAGAGGCGACGAGGCTGTGCGCGCTCGCCGTGTTGATGATCCGGCCCCAGCCGCGCTGCCGCATCGAGGGGAGGCACAGCCGGGTGGTGTGGAATACCGCCGAGAGATTGACCGCCATGATCAGGTCCCACTTCTCGGACGGGAAGCTTTCCACCGGCGAGACATGCTGGACCCCGGCGTTGTTGACGAGGATCGACGGGCTACCGAGCTCGTCGGTGCATTGCGCGACGAGGCCGTCGATGGCCTCCGGGTCCGACAGGTCGGCGTCCGAGAAGCTCGCCAGGTCCTGCGACAGTTCGGCCAGCTCGTCCTTCAAGGCGAGATTGGCGTCCCGGTCGCCGAAGCCGTGGAGCATCACCCGCGCGCCCTCGCCCGCCAACGCCCGCGCAATGGCGAGCCCGATCCCGCTGGTCGATCCCGTGACCAACGCCACCTTGTCCTTGAGGATCATCGCTCTTCCTTCTCTCGCTTTGCGTCCCTGTCAGAAGAAGAAGCGCGACCCCGGGTCAAGCCCGGGCCCAGGCGAAACGGCGATTGCAACCGCATTGCCCTGCCGATCATTATGGGGGCGAAAGGGAGAGGCGGATGCGGATTGGCGGCGACGGCAACGACGGAGACTTCATCGACCGGACCGGGCAATCGGGCGGCGGCTTCTCGCTCGGCGGTGGCGGCGGCATCCTCGGGATGCTGATCCCGCTGATCCTCAGCCGGTTCGGGATCGTCGGCCTGCTCATCCTAGCGCTCGGCTATTGCGCGCTCGGCGGGCTCGGCGGCGGCGGAATCCTCGGTGGCGGCGGCGGCTCTCCCACCCAGCAATCCTCGCCGGGCGAGTCGCGTTTGGATCCCCAGACCAGGAACCTCCTCGCCAACACGCTGGAGAATACCGACCAGGTCTGGACCCAGCTCTTCGCCGCCTCGGGCGCGCGCTACACTCAGCCCAAGCTCGTTGCCTACACCGGCGGGACCAGCACCGCCTGCGGGCAGGGGCAGGCGGTGATGGGGCCGTTCTACTGCCCGGGCGACCAGAGCGTCTACATCGACCCCGCCTTCTTCCAGGAGCTCAAGACCCGCTTCGGCGCGACCGGCGATTTTGCACCTTATTAC
This region includes:
- a CDS encoding 3-hydroxybutyrate dehydrogenase, with product MILKDKVALVTGSTSGIGLAIARALAGEGARVMLHGFGDRDANLALKDELAELSQDLASFSDADLSDPEAIDGLVAQCTDELGSPSILVNNAGVQHVSPVESFPSEKWDLIMAVNLSAVFHTTRLCLPSMRQRGWGRIINTASAHSLVASPNKSAYVAAKHGVAGFTKTVALEAARDGVTVNCISPGYVWTTLVENQIPDTMKARGLTREQVMNDVLLAAQPTKRFVEPVEVASLALYLCRPESGSITGANLSMDGGWTAQ
- the ypfJ gene encoding KPN_02809 family neutral zinc metallopeptidase, whose protein sequence is MRIGGDGNDGDFIDRTGQSGGGFSLGGGGGILGMLIPLILSRFGIVGLLILALGYCALGGLGGGGILGGGGGSPTQQSSPGESRLDPQTRNLLANTLENTDQVWTQLFAASGARYTQPKLVAYTGGTSTACGQGQAVMGPFYCPGDQSVYIDPAFFQELKTRFGATGDFAPYYVIAHEVGHHIQNLEGTLDRASSAQSRASQAEGNAVQVGVELQADCYAGVWAALAKAPDGSKALDPGDLEEGLKAASAIGDDALQQQAGQAVRPESFTHGSSQQRMEALRRGLTTGDPKSCNYNRV